The Nitrospirota bacterium genome has a segment encoding these proteins:
- a CDS encoding outer membrane beta-barrel protein — translation MRNETYMLAGGDRCGAENRMGLEGLEVAHNGVRGDDVVGVRAFGKVSNEITKSDEEGVSMSVRNLIGVGMCALVSLLGSNSVSAQVAPPPPTPTVQERLEALEKKSDAPSLWKTLGFKASGFLDVAYTHNFNNPSTNLNQLHVFDTNASSFMPHLAQIMLERPADAGGSGMDRAGFRARLNFGSDARVTRARTNYQPGVASDEMDFQELYAEYILPVGNGLKVQAGKMNTLIGYEVINSFENPNFSRTFMFGLGQAFTTTGIRFTYTFNPLVTASVGVVNGWDNIDDNNKGKTVEWLVALTPHERVGVSFYGSVGPEQSNTAGGVVAGGVGANASAKRTVAGSIITLKATSQDTIILEPYYANEANANLVAGQAGKNARWNGLGAYLIHDFDDQWSARIRGEIFEDAGGARTCTGSVAGTVGGFTGVPGGWNTCAAQPSGTGGLVGGGGIDQTLWDTTFTMQYKPFPSLIARTEFRYDKSNKSVFLNGNDRTNNQETLSFQVIYLF, via the coding sequence ATGAGAAACGAGACGTATATGTTGGCCGGTGGGGATCGATGTGGAGCTGAGAATCGAATGGGCCTGGAGGGGCTGGAGGTTGCGCACAATGGCGTGCGTGGCGACGACGTCGTCGGGGTGAGAGCGTTTGGGAAAGTGAGCAATGAAATCACCAAATCAGACGAGGAAGGAGTCAGCATGTCAGTACGGAATCTTATTGGAGTAGGAATGTGTGCGCTGGTCTCGCTGCTCGGCAGCAATTCTGTATCGGCCCAAGTGGCCCCGCCGCCGCCAACGCCGACGGTGCAGGAGCGGTTGGAGGCGCTGGAGAAGAAGTCGGATGCGCCCTCTCTCTGGAAGACCTTGGGCTTTAAGGCCTCCGGGTTCCTGGATGTGGCCTATACTCACAACTTCAACAATCCAAGTACCAACCTCAATCAACTCCACGTCTTCGACACGAACGCCAGTTCGTTCATGCCGCACCTGGCCCAAATCATGTTGGAGCGACCGGCAGATGCGGGCGGCAGCGGCATGGATCGGGCGGGTTTTCGAGCGCGCCTGAATTTTGGGTCCGATGCCCGTGTGACGCGCGCCCGGACTAACTATCAACCGGGCGTGGCCAGCGATGAAATGGATTTTCAAGAGTTGTACGCGGAGTATATTCTCCCGGTTGGCAACGGCCTGAAGGTTCAAGCAGGAAAGATGAATACCTTGATCGGCTATGAGGTCATCAACAGTTTCGAGAACCCGAATTTCTCCCGTACCTTCATGTTCGGACTGGGGCAAGCGTTCACGACGACCGGGATTCGGTTCACCTATACGTTCAATCCGTTGGTCACGGCATCGGTTGGCGTGGTCAATGGGTGGGACAATATCGACGATAACAACAAGGGCAAGACCGTCGAGTGGCTCGTCGCGCTGACTCCGCACGAGCGGGTTGGGGTGAGTTTCTACGGGTCTGTCGGACCGGAGCAATCCAATACTGCGGGCGGTGTTGTTGCTGGGGGAGTGGGAGCCAACGCGAGTGCGAAGCGAACGGTCGCAGGCTCGATCATTACGCTCAAGGCGACGAGTCAAGATACGATTATTCTGGAACCGTATTATGCCAATGAGGCGAACGCGAATCTGGTCGCCGGGCAAGCGGGGAAAAATGCCCGGTGGAATGGGTTGGGAGCCTATTTGATCCACGACTTCGATGACCAATGGAGTGCCAGGATCAGAGGCGAGATCTTCGAGGATGCCGGCGGTGCGCGAACCTGTACGGGATCTGTGGCGGGGACGGTCGGGGGCTTTACCGGTGTTCCAGGTGGATGGAATACCTGTGCGGCTCAGCCCTCGGGGACCGGTGGCCTTGTCGGCGGCGGCGGGATCGATCAAACCCTCTGGGACACGACATTTACGATGCAGTACAAACCCTTCCCGTCGCTGATTGCGAGGACGGAGTTCCGGTATGACAAGTCGAATAAGAGTGTGTTTCTCAACGGCAATGATCGGACGAATAACCAAGAAACCCTGTCATTCCAAGTCATTTACCTGTTCTAA
- a CDS encoding ammonium transporter, protein MNRYLRIMTSMLPVLACAILVGTTGLYAQDAGAPPPTAPVVAAPEAAAVPAAPKIDTGDTTWVLVSTALVLAMTAPGLALFYGGMVRSKNALGTIMQSFVILCLISIQWVLWGYSLAFGPDKGHLIGGLEWVGLNGVGLEPNSDYAATIPHQAFMIFQMMFAVITPALITGAVAERMKFSAFLVFVLLWATFIYDPLAHWVWAVGGWVRNLGALDFAGGTVVHISSGAAALACALVLKKRLGYGREHMVPHNLPMTVLGASLLWFGWFGFNAGSAVASGALAVSAFVVTNTAAAAAALAWMVVEWMYRGKPTVLGAASGAVAGLVAITPASGFVGPVASIVIGLVAGVLCYLAVLWKTKLGYDDALDVVGIHGVGGVWGALATGLFASKAVNAAGADGLFYGNPAQLGIQAMAVLISILFAFVGTFVILKLVDGMIGLRVSEEDERKGLDLSQHDERAYS, encoded by the coding sequence ATGAACCGATATCTTCGTATCATGACATCGATGCTTCCCGTCCTAGCCTGCGCCATCTTGGTGGGGACGACGGGTCTCTATGCACAAGACGCGGGGGCGCCGCCTCCCACGGCTCCGGTTGTCGCAGCTCCGGAAGCGGCGGCCGTGCCAGCCGCGCCGAAGATCGATACCGGAGACACCACCTGGGTCTTGGTCTCCACGGCGCTGGTGCTCGCGATGACGGCGCCGGGCCTCGCGCTGTTTTATGGAGGCATGGTGCGTTCGAAAAATGCACTGGGAACGATCATGCAGAGTTTTGTGATCCTCTGTCTGATCAGCATCCAGTGGGTCTTGTGGGGCTACAGTTTGGCCTTCGGGCCGGATAAAGGGCACCTGATCGGTGGGCTCGAATGGGTTGGGCTCAACGGAGTTGGGCTGGAGCCCAACTCCGATTATGCGGCGACGATCCCGCATCAAGCCTTCATGATTTTTCAGATGATGTTTGCGGTCATCACGCCCGCGCTTATCACGGGGGCGGTGGCCGAACGGATGAAGTTCAGCGCCTTTCTGGTGTTTGTCCTGCTGTGGGCCACCTTCATCTACGATCCCTTGGCCCATTGGGTGTGGGCGGTCGGGGGCTGGGTCCGAAACCTTGGAGCCTTGGACTTCGCCGGTGGAACAGTTGTCCACATCAGTTCCGGAGCTGCAGCCTTGGCCTGTGCCCTCGTGCTGAAGAAGCGGTTGGGTTACGGCAGGGAGCATATGGTCCCGCATAATTTGCCGATGACGGTCTTGGGGGCTTCCTTGCTCTGGTTCGGGTGGTTCGGGTTTAACGCGGGCAGCGCCGTGGCCTCCGGAGCGTTAGCGGTCAGTGCCTTTGTCGTCACCAATACGGCGGCTGCCGCTGCGGCCTTGGCCTGGATGGTCGTTGAGTGGATGTATCGAGGCAAACCGACGGTGCTGGGTGCCGCGAGCGGCGCGGTCGCAGGATTAGTCGCGATCACGCCGGCCTCCGGATTCGTCGGTCCGGTAGCGTCGATCGTGATCGGGCTCGTGGCGGGAGTCCTCTGTTACTTAGCGGTGTTGTGGAAGACCAAGTTGGGCTATGATGACGCCCTCGATGTGGTCGGCATTCATGGAGTCGGAGGTGTTTGGGGTGCGCTGGCAACCGGCCTCTTCGCGTCGAAGGCGGTCAATGCCGCAGGCGCAGACGGTCTGTTTTATGGCAATCCGGCACAGTTGGGTATCCAAGCGATGGCCGTATTGATCTCGATCCTGTTTGCATTTGTCGGAACCTTCGTGATTCTGAAGTTGGTCGATGGAATGATCGGGTTGCGTGTAAGTGAAGAAGATGAGCGAAAGGGCCTCGATCTCAGTCAACATGATGAACGGGCCTATTCGTAA